The genomic DNA TACTTGTAAGTAATTTAGGTAGGATGCTTTTATTGACTTGTCAGGTGCACTTGCATTAGAATTATTCCTTACTGATGacatgttttatatatttatgcttGTTATTTGTCAGCCCTCTTCACGACCCTGATCAGGTGAGAGTTCATCCTCACAGAGCTGTCAGCATTACTGTAGACGATGTTTTAAAAGCAGCTCTTTGTTCACCAGGTGTCACTTTACCTGTGATAGTAACTCCCAGCATGTGTAGGCTTGATCTCTGCTTTATGTATGAAACACATATAAAGAAATCAACAGTGTTGGTTCaatgatgcttttattttgaaactaaaGAATTGAAAGAAATGAACCCGAGTAAGTTTACAGTCAGTTATCTGTGTCTGGATTTGGATTCAGATGAAAAATAAGGAAACATTTCAGCTTctagaaattcctccacagcactgacacacatttttatatcaaattaaatcagctgtttacatttttatcatgATAGTCAGATTAAGTTTAACATGTGTTAAGTGTTTAAGAAAAATACCTGCATGATTatcaaagaagagaaaaaagaggaactgTTGGATTTTGCTCAACTTAACAGGAAAGACTCCAGTTAAAAGCAAACATGTGGGCCAGCAGTCACCAAAATAACAGACTGACCAACACAGGACAGTGGAGCCAATAAAGAATAATGCAGTTATCAGCTTACAGAAAATAGTCATGACCTGATGGAGGAGCAGCACTTTATGAAGAGCCGACTCAAAGAAAGGACAAAGAGAAGAGAATCACTGAGCATTTAACTGGATTTATTTGAATCAAAGATAAGAAGTAAATTATCTGCGTCAGTAGAATCAGAGGAGAAgtagaaacaaataaacacaaaactagAACCaaccagaaagagagagagagcaagaaacTGATTCCAGCAGGtgatttacttcctgttttacttctaAAATTGGCTAAGCTCCGCCCACAAAAGTCAGTTCAAACAGGAAGTGTTGGAGCTGTCACACCTCTCACATGGTGAAAATCAGATGACCACTGAAGGTGTTATGATGGTTCTGATTATCATATATCCTTGTATTGGCCCAGAGACGCACAGACACCTGATCTCCAACCTCTAGAAGCAGTGAGGCTCCATTAGAGGCGCTCACACCACCAGATGCTGGATGTTCATATGCAGCAAAAATGTGCTCTCCATTCCTGAACAACGGAGCACCTGTCTGAATGTTTCCATGTCCATATATGCTCCAGTCAAAGTGGTAGACTCCTCTCACTGGTGCAGTGAAAATACCTGtgggacatttgtttttgttaaatggaAAATCAGCTGTTAGAACATCTGGAACATCAGCCTGACAACAACATAGCTGAGAAGTGACATTCAGTGTTATTacctgtgtgtttgttgtagGCATTTCCAATGTTTGTGACAACACGTTTGAAGATCAGAGTCATATGTATGTTAAAGGGTCCAATATCTCTGCTGCCTTGTTCCAGCAGAGATACTGAGAAAGCCACCTGTttgactgagagagagagaaatgtcaTTTTAAACTTTCTGTTTTAGAGTTAGACTCTTCCCAATAAAGTGACCATGACAAAATCTTTAATCTCcaatgaaagaaatgtttgacaGCTGAAAGCATTTCATTGTCACAGAAGAAATCAAACTCTGTGATTGGAAACTGAAATTTGATTGAATCTATTTTTGAGGATCCCAAACTCGTCCTTTAgatcagacaggaagttattttGTAGCTTCTGCCAAGACAACAAACTGTGTTACTCAGTGTTTTAGTTGCATCTTGGTTTGTGCTTcagacaaacatgaactcagTGTAATGTCATTCAGTAAATTTGATCCAGTAATGAACTTAATGTGTGTTCTGAAGCTTAAAGAGTGCTTTCACTTGAATGACCTGCACAGAGTGGGGATACACCTGTAAACAACACCTCTGTTAATCACAGGTAACAATCACAAAAATCCTCTACTCGCTCTCCTGCTCCCACATTATTAGAACTACAAACATGTCTCCAgtttttttattgcattatCTGAGAGTGAATATTTTAGGAATAAA from Oreochromis niloticus isolate F11D_XX linkage group LG10, O_niloticus_UMD_NMBU, whole genome shotgun sequence includes the following:
- the LOC106097028 gene encoding complement C1q tumor necrosis factor-related protein 3 isoform X1 — translated: MEIMVFFSLMLLVCSVSTNQTEADNEIVDQQISNQQPCPQDIHAVLREMAVSLAEQKVEIRTLKQENQDHITKLKELESHKNEIDWLKQKSKEQEAKLETEIDQLKQEQQVKQVAFSVSLLEQGSRDIGPFNIHMTLIFKRVVTNIGNAYNKHTGIFTAPVRGVYHFDWSIYGHGNIQTGAPLFRNGEHIFAAYEHPASGGVSASNGASLLLEVGDQVSVRLWANTRIYDNQNHHNTFSGHLIFTM
- the LOC106097028 gene encoding complement C1q tumor necrosis factor-related protein 3 isoform X2 — protein: MEIMVFFSLMLLVCSVSTNQTEADNEIVDQQISNQQPCPQDIHAVLREMAVSLAEQKVEIRTLKQENQEQEAKLETEIDQLKQEQQVKQVAFSVSLLEQGSRDIGPFNIHMTLIFKRVVTNIGNAYNKHTGIFTAPVRGVYHFDWSIYGHGNIQTGAPLFRNGEHIFAAYEHPASGGVSASNGASLLLEVGDQVSVRLWANTRIYDNQNHHNTFSGHLIFTM